AACAAAATTTTTCACTTCACCATTTATTATATTTGATGGATTAAAATCAGGATTTTCTTTTAATTCATTGTCTTTTCCCAATTCTCTAGAACAAATAATTTCAATTGTAAATTCGTTTTGAAGGGTAAAAGGATTTATTAGTTTTGATAAAGATTTTTTTAAATCAATAATTTTTTTCTTGACCATACATTTCTGAGATTTGAGATTTGTAAAATTAATCCGTTTTCAAAATCTTCAAAATTTGTAGTTTTGCTATTTTTGTATTCAATTTCAATATCACTGAATTCGTCTAATGCATCGTCTTCATATTCATCCCAATCAAATTTCAAATTCCAATATGTATCATCGTTTACTTTTCTGGTTGTCATGTCGAGTTTAGACCCAAGTCTATCACTTCCCATTCTACCAATACCTTTTTGTCCGGCATAACTTCTATTTGGATTTATTCGATCTCTATAAGATATGTTTTTATCTTCTTGAAACTCGATATCTTCTACTCCTTCATTCTTAGCTGAATAAGCGATGAAAAGCCATTTGTCTATAATGTCTCTTCTGTTCATCCCTTTCCCATCATCCCAAATAGTGATTTTATCCTTATCAAAAATAATTTTTACTTTTTTAGCATGGGCGTCAAATGAATTTTTCACTAATTCAAATACAGCTACAAAATCATCGGTAATTAAATTTTTTCCTAAAATGTTTTTTAATTGTGAGCTTATTCTAAATTTAAACTCATCGAAAAGTTCTCTTTCTTTTAATACTTCAACTTTTTCAACCTGAGTATTTTTTTCTTTCCAAATTTTAGGAATCAAGGAATTGAAATTTGCTCGTCCGCTTTTTCCAGTGTGAACTGCTCTAAAGCCTAGTAGTTGATTTTCTACCGATCTAATTGTTCGATTTAAT
This genomic window from Flavobacterium sp. 9 contains:
- a CDS encoding ATP-binding protein, encoding MAKYQRILGGEKNDLTGKPFTKEELEKVGDLYIEINGQGIHENNPKIHNLANELNRTIRSVENQLLGFRAVHTGKSGRANFNSLIPKIWKEKNTQVEKVEVLKERELFDEFKFRISSQLKNILGKNLITDDFVAVFELVKNSFDAHAKKVKIIFDKDKITIWDDGKGMNRRDIIDKWLFIAYSAKNEGVEDIEFQEDKNISYRDRINPNRSYAGQKGIGRMGSDRLGSKLDMTTRKVNDDTYWNLKFDWDEYEDDALDEFSDIEIEYKNSKTTNFEDFENGLILQISNLRNVWSRKKLLI